The following DNA comes from Luteolibacter flavescens.
GGCCCTCGTCTTCATCAAGATCGAGGACGGCCAGTTCCGCTACACCGCCACGGTGAATCCGTGAGGAAGTCGAGAGTCGATGGTTGAAGGTTGAGAGTAAAAAAACCTCCACTGCACAACCTTCTTCTCACTCTCTACTCTCAACTCTTCACCCAGAACACCTGTGGACCTCCAGCAGACGATCCAGCAGCTCATCAACGGTCTCGGGCTGGGATCGATCTACGCCCTCATCGCCCTCGGCTACACCATGGTGTACGGGGTGCTGAGGTTCATCAATTTCGCCCACAGCGACGTGCTGATGCTGGGTGCCTTCGCGGCGCTCTTCCTGGCTCCGCTGGTGGAAAAGGCCTTCGGTCCGCAGTCGGTTTTCGGCGCGATCATGATCATCGTGTTCGCCGCCGGAATCTGTGCCTGCATAGGCATGCTGATCGAGTTCCTCGCCTACCGGCCGCTGCGGAAGCGCCCGAAGCTGACGGTCCTCATCACGGCCATCGGCGTGTCGCTCTTCATCGAGTTCACCTGCCAGAACAAGGCGGTCTTCGGCGCGGCCACCCGCTCCTTCCCGAAGCTGCTGCCGGAGAAGCAATTCCACTTTGGCAACCTCGTCATCGGCAGCACGGATATCCTCGTGCCACTGGTGACCCTGCTGCTGCTGGGCGTGATGTGGGTCATCGTCCAGAAGACCCGCGTCGGCACGGCGATGCGCGCGGTTTCCTTCAATCAACAAGCCGCCTCGCTGATGGGCGTGCCGGTGAATCGCATCATCTCCTTCACCTTCGGCCTGGGCTCGGCGCTCGCGGCCATCGCGGGCATCCTTTACTCGATGAAGGCTCCCGGCATCGAGCCGCTGATGGGTGTGCAACCCGGCCTGCGCGCCTTCATCGCAGCGGTCGTCGGCGGCATTGGAAATCTCCCCGGCGCGGTGATCGGCGGTCTGCTCATCGGCCTGCTTGAGACCTTCGCAGGTGGCATTCCG
Coding sequences within:
- a CDS encoding branched-chain amino acid ABC transporter permease; this encodes MDLQQTIQQLINGLGLGSIYALIALGYTMVYGVLRFINFAHSDVLMLGAFAALFLAPLVEKAFGPQSVFGAIMIIVFAAGICACIGMLIEFLAYRPLRKRPKLTVLITAIGVSLFIEFTCQNKAVFGAATRSFPKLLPEKQFHFGNLVIGSTDILVPLVTLLLLGVMWVIVQKTRVGTAMRAVSFNQQAASLMGVPVNRIISFTFGLGSALAAIAGILYSMKAPGIEPLMGVQPGLRAFIAAVVGGIGNLPGAVIGGLLIGLLETFAGGIPGLSSYRDAIAFGILILILLFKPAGLLGRATIEKV